Proteins found in one Miscanthus floridulus cultivar M001 chromosome 4, ASM1932011v1, whole genome shotgun sequence genomic segment:
- the LOC136552301 gene encoding protein STRUBBELIG-RECEPTOR FAMILY 5-like isoform X2 encodes MARRRRPLLPPPPQLVWLAVLFSAVAPAVAETDKSDVAALNVMFDSMNKPSQLSGWKSSGGDPCDDDDEWKGIECSGSSVTEINLSGLGLSGSLGYQLSGLKSVTKFDVSNNNLNGDLPYQLPPNVVQLNLYGNSFTGGVPYSISQMGDLETLNVGKNHLSGQLTDMFSQLSKLSTLDLSFNRFSGSLPQSFQHLKDLKTLNLESNQFSGHVDVLAKLPLEDLIGGNQWSSGSAPPGMEKGSALGGSSGGGGGGGINGIAIGAIVIAVLLAALILLSVLKRNHTSPASSHYIMDESGHNRSFTPLVDDGKAINMKPLEHSSSISSRTPSAMPSKSISDNEFENKLNYSRRTTDPINLVIYSSSDLQAATGSFHSSRLLGQGTIGGVYKAKYADGRVLAVKKFDPLSFSGSSDFMDLVNSISKLHHPNISELVGYCSEPGHYMLVYDYNMNGSLYDFLHLSDDYSKPLTWDTRVRIAVGTACALEYLHDVCSPPMIHKNIKASNVLLDADLNPHLTDCGLAYFYEDTSVSLGPGYDPPECTRSSGYVMKSDVYCFGVVMLQLLTGRKPYDSSKPRAEQSLVKFVTPQLHDINALEALADPALRGLYPPKALSHFADVLARCVQSDPEFRPSMSEVVQSLLQCVQRTTSNRRLGGHRSVSQRSDDSDW; translated from the exons ATGGCTCGACGACGGCGCcccctgctgccgccgccgccgcagctcgtCTGGTTGGCCGTCCTCTTCTCTGCGGTGGCGCCCGCGGTCGCCGAGACCGACAAGTCTGACG TTGCTGCGCTCAATGTGATGTTCGATAGCATGAACAAGCCATCGCAATTGTCCGGTTGGAAATCGAGCGGCGGTGATCCCTGCGACGACGATGACGAGTGGAAGGGGATAGAATGCAGCGGCTCATCTGTCACAGAAAT TAACTTGTCAGGGCTTGGACTAAGCGGCTCGCTAGGATATCAGCTATCAGGCCTGAAATCAGTAACCAAATT TGATGTCAGCAATAACAATCTCAACGGCGATCTCCCATACCAGCTTCCACCAAACGTGGTTCAATT AAATCTTTACGGAAACTCTTTTACCGGAGGAGTTCCATATTCGATATCTCAGATGGGTGATCTGGAAACACT AAATGTGGGCAAGAACCACCTAAGTGGGCAGTTGACGGATATGTTTTCACAACTTTCAAAGCTCTCAACATT GGATCTGTCCTTCAACCGCTTCTCAGGCAGCCTGCCCCAGAGTTTTCAGCACCTAAAAGACCTCAAGACGTT GAATTTGGAGAGCAACCAATTCAGTGGTCATGTAGATGTTCTAGCCAAACTTCCTCTCGAGGATCT GATTGGAGGGAACCAGTGGTCatccgggtcagctcctcctggTATGGAGAAGGGCTCTGCACTGGGAGGCTCTTCAGGTGGAGGGGGTGGAGGTGGAATAAACGGTATCGCCATTGGAGCGATTGTGATAGCAGTGCTTCTTGCAGCTCTGATTCTCTTGTCTGTGTTGAAGAGGAACCATACCTCTCCTGCCTCATCTCATTACATCATGGACGAATCAGGTCACAACCGGTCATTTACCCCGCTAGTTGATGATGGGAAAG CCATCAACATGAAGCCACTGGAGCATTCCTCGTCAATAAGCAGTAGGACACCGTCTGCAATGCCTAGCAAGTCGATTAGTGACAATGAGTTCGAGAACAAACTAAACTATTCGAGGCGGACCACAGATCCAATCAACCTTGTTATTTATTCATCATCAGACCTCCAAGCAGCCACTGGCAGCTTCCATAGTAGCAGGTTACTAGGTCAGGGGACAATTGGTGGTGTTTACAAGGCAAAATATGCTGATGGAAGG GTGCTGGCCGTTAAGAAGTTTGATCCATTGAGCTTCTCAGGAAGCAGCGACTTTATGGATCTTGTGAACAGCATTTCCAAGCTGCACCATCCAAACATCTCTGAGCTTGTTGGTTACTGCTCAGAGCCTGGGCACTACATGCTGGTCTATGACTACAACATGAATGGATCCCTCTATGACTTCCTGCACTTGTCCGACGACTACAGCAAGCCGCTGACCTGGGATACCCGCGTAAGGATTGCTGTTGGTACAGCTTGTGCTCTGGA GTACCTACATGACGTGTGCTCACCTCCAATGATCCACAAGAACATTAAAGCATCGAACGTCTTGCTTGATGCTGACCTCAACCCTCACCTCACTGACTGCGGCCTTGCATACTTCTATGAG GATACGAGTGTGAGCCTGGGACCAGGGTACGATCCTCCAGAGTGCACAAGGTCATCAGGTTACGTTATGAAGAGCGATGTCTACTGCTTTGGTGTCGTCATGCTTCAGCTATTGACTGGTCGGAAGCCCTACGACAG CTCGAAGCCTAGAGCGGAGCAGTCCTTGGTCAAGTTTGTCACTCCACAACTTCATGACATCAACGCCTTGGAAGCTCTGGCAGATCCAGCTCTGCGTGGCCTATATCCACCGAAAGCATTGTCCCATTTCGCCGATGTCCTTGCCCGCTGTGTCCAG TCTGATCCAGAATTCCGGCCATCCATGTCAGAGGTGGTGCAGTCGCTCCTCCAATGCGTCCAGCGCACCACCAGCAACAGGAGGTTGGGTGGCCACCGCAGCGTCTCACAACGAAGCGACGATTCTGATTGGTGA
- the LOC136552301 gene encoding protein STRUBBELIG-RECEPTOR FAMILY 5-like isoform X3, protein MGDLETLNVGKNHLSGQLTDMFSQLSKLSTLDLSFNRFSGSLPQSFQHLKDLKTLNLESNQFSGHVDVLAKLPLEDLNLQNNKFTGWIPSKLKDISNLQIGGNQWSSGSAPPGMEKGSALGGSSGGGGGGGINGIAIGAIVIAVLLAALILLSVLKRNHTSPASSHYIMDESGHNRSFTPLVDDGKAINMKPLEHSSSISSRTPSAMPSKSISDNEFENKLNYSRRTTDPINLVIYSSSDLQAATGSFHSSRLLGQGTIGGVYKAKYADGRVLAVKKFDPLSFSGSSDFMDLVNSISKLHHPNISELVGYCSEPGHYMLVYDYNMNGSLYDFLHLSDDYSKPLTWDTRVRIAVGTACALEYLHDVCSPPMIHKNIKASNVLLDADLNPHLTDCGLAYFYEDTSVSLGPGYDPPECTRSSGYVMKSDVYCFGVVMLQLLTGRKPYDSSKPRAEQSLVKFVTPQLHDINALEALADPALRGLYPPKALSHFADVLARCVQSDPEFRPSMSEVVQSLLQCVQRTTSNRRLGGHRSVSQRSDDSDW, encoded by the exons ATGGGTGATCTGGAAACACT AAATGTGGGCAAGAACCACCTAAGTGGGCAGTTGACGGATATGTTTTCACAACTTTCAAAGCTCTCAACATT GGATCTGTCCTTCAACCGCTTCTCAGGCAGCCTGCCCCAGAGTTTTCAGCACCTAAAAGACCTCAAGACGTT GAATTTGGAGAGCAACCAATTCAGTGGTCATGTAGATGTTCTAGCCAAACTTCCTCTCGAGGATCT GAATCTGCAGAACAACAAGTTTACTGGGTGGATCCCAAGTAAACTAAAAGACATTAGTAATCTACA GATTGGAGGGAACCAGTGGTCatccgggtcagctcctcctggTATGGAGAAGGGCTCTGCACTGGGAGGCTCTTCAGGTGGAGGGGGTGGAGGTGGAATAAACGGTATCGCCATTGGAGCGATTGTGATAGCAGTGCTTCTTGCAGCTCTGATTCTCTTGTCTGTGTTGAAGAGGAACCATACCTCTCCTGCCTCATCTCATTACATCATGGACGAATCAGGTCACAACCGGTCATTTACCCCGCTAGTTGATGATGGGAAAG CCATCAACATGAAGCCACTGGAGCATTCCTCGTCAATAAGCAGTAGGACACCGTCTGCAATGCCTAGCAAGTCGATTAGTGACAATGAGTTCGAGAACAAACTAAACTATTCGAGGCGGACCACAGATCCAATCAACCTTGTTATTTATTCATCATCAGACCTCCAAGCAGCCACTGGCAGCTTCCATAGTAGCAGGTTACTAGGTCAGGGGACAATTGGTGGTGTTTACAAGGCAAAATATGCTGATGGAAGG GTGCTGGCCGTTAAGAAGTTTGATCCATTGAGCTTCTCAGGAAGCAGCGACTTTATGGATCTTGTGAACAGCATTTCCAAGCTGCACCATCCAAACATCTCTGAGCTTGTTGGTTACTGCTCAGAGCCTGGGCACTACATGCTGGTCTATGACTACAACATGAATGGATCCCTCTATGACTTCCTGCACTTGTCCGACGACTACAGCAAGCCGCTGACCTGGGATACCCGCGTAAGGATTGCTGTTGGTACAGCTTGTGCTCTGGA GTACCTACATGACGTGTGCTCACCTCCAATGATCCACAAGAACATTAAAGCATCGAACGTCTTGCTTGATGCTGACCTCAACCCTCACCTCACTGACTGCGGCCTTGCATACTTCTATGAG GATACGAGTGTGAGCCTGGGACCAGGGTACGATCCTCCAGAGTGCACAAGGTCATCAGGTTACGTTATGAAGAGCGATGTCTACTGCTTTGGTGTCGTCATGCTTCAGCTATTGACTGGTCGGAAGCCCTACGACAG CTCGAAGCCTAGAGCGGAGCAGTCCTTGGTCAAGTTTGTCACTCCACAACTTCATGACATCAACGCCTTGGAAGCTCTGGCAGATCCAGCTCTGCGTGGCCTATATCCACCGAAAGCATTGTCCCATTTCGCCGATGTCCTTGCCCGCTGTGTCCAG TCTGATCCAGAATTCCGGCCATCCATGTCAGAGGTGGTGCAGTCGCTCCTCCAATGCGTCCAGCGCACCACCAGCAACAGGAGGTTGGGTGGCCACCGCAGCGTCTCACAACGAAGCGACGATTCTGATTGGTGA
- the LOC136552301 gene encoding protein STRUBBELIG-RECEPTOR FAMILY 5-like isoform X1, translating to MARRRRPLLPPPPQLVWLAVLFSAVAPAVAETDKSDVAALNVMFDSMNKPSQLSGWKSSGGDPCDDDDEWKGIECSGSSVTEINLSGLGLSGSLGYQLSGLKSVTKFDVSNNNLNGDLPYQLPPNVVQLNLYGNSFTGGVPYSISQMGDLETLNVGKNHLSGQLTDMFSQLSKLSTLDLSFNRFSGSLPQSFQHLKDLKTLNLESNQFSGHVDVLAKLPLEDLNLQNNKFTGWIPSKLKDISNLQIGGNQWSSGSAPPGMEKGSALGGSSGGGGGGGINGIAIGAIVIAVLLAALILLSVLKRNHTSPASSHYIMDESGHNRSFTPLVDDGKAINMKPLEHSSSISSRTPSAMPSKSISDNEFENKLNYSRRTTDPINLVIYSSSDLQAATGSFHSSRLLGQGTIGGVYKAKYADGRVLAVKKFDPLSFSGSSDFMDLVNSISKLHHPNISELVGYCSEPGHYMLVYDYNMNGSLYDFLHLSDDYSKPLTWDTRVRIAVGTACALEYLHDVCSPPMIHKNIKASNVLLDADLNPHLTDCGLAYFYEDTSVSLGPGYDPPECTRSSGYVMKSDVYCFGVVMLQLLTGRKPYDSSKPRAEQSLVKFVTPQLHDINALEALADPALRGLYPPKALSHFADVLARCVQSDPEFRPSMSEVVQSLLQCVQRTTSNRRLGGHRSVSQRSDDSDW from the exons ATGGCTCGACGACGGCGCcccctgctgccgccgccgccgcagctcgtCTGGTTGGCCGTCCTCTTCTCTGCGGTGGCGCCCGCGGTCGCCGAGACCGACAAGTCTGACG TTGCTGCGCTCAATGTGATGTTCGATAGCATGAACAAGCCATCGCAATTGTCCGGTTGGAAATCGAGCGGCGGTGATCCCTGCGACGACGATGACGAGTGGAAGGGGATAGAATGCAGCGGCTCATCTGTCACAGAAAT TAACTTGTCAGGGCTTGGACTAAGCGGCTCGCTAGGATATCAGCTATCAGGCCTGAAATCAGTAACCAAATT TGATGTCAGCAATAACAATCTCAACGGCGATCTCCCATACCAGCTTCCACCAAACGTGGTTCAATT AAATCTTTACGGAAACTCTTTTACCGGAGGAGTTCCATATTCGATATCTCAGATGGGTGATCTGGAAACACT AAATGTGGGCAAGAACCACCTAAGTGGGCAGTTGACGGATATGTTTTCACAACTTTCAAAGCTCTCAACATT GGATCTGTCCTTCAACCGCTTCTCAGGCAGCCTGCCCCAGAGTTTTCAGCACCTAAAAGACCTCAAGACGTT GAATTTGGAGAGCAACCAATTCAGTGGTCATGTAGATGTTCTAGCCAAACTTCCTCTCGAGGATCT GAATCTGCAGAACAACAAGTTTACTGGGTGGATCCCAAGTAAACTAAAAGACATTAGTAATCTACA GATTGGAGGGAACCAGTGGTCatccgggtcagctcctcctggTATGGAGAAGGGCTCTGCACTGGGAGGCTCTTCAGGTGGAGGGGGTGGAGGTGGAATAAACGGTATCGCCATTGGAGCGATTGTGATAGCAGTGCTTCTTGCAGCTCTGATTCTCTTGTCTGTGTTGAAGAGGAACCATACCTCTCCTGCCTCATCTCATTACATCATGGACGAATCAGGTCACAACCGGTCATTTACCCCGCTAGTTGATGATGGGAAAG CCATCAACATGAAGCCACTGGAGCATTCCTCGTCAATAAGCAGTAGGACACCGTCTGCAATGCCTAGCAAGTCGATTAGTGACAATGAGTTCGAGAACAAACTAAACTATTCGAGGCGGACCACAGATCCAATCAACCTTGTTATTTATTCATCATCAGACCTCCAAGCAGCCACTGGCAGCTTCCATAGTAGCAGGTTACTAGGTCAGGGGACAATTGGTGGTGTTTACAAGGCAAAATATGCTGATGGAAGG GTGCTGGCCGTTAAGAAGTTTGATCCATTGAGCTTCTCAGGAAGCAGCGACTTTATGGATCTTGTGAACAGCATTTCCAAGCTGCACCATCCAAACATCTCTGAGCTTGTTGGTTACTGCTCAGAGCCTGGGCACTACATGCTGGTCTATGACTACAACATGAATGGATCCCTCTATGACTTCCTGCACTTGTCCGACGACTACAGCAAGCCGCTGACCTGGGATACCCGCGTAAGGATTGCTGTTGGTACAGCTTGTGCTCTGGA GTACCTACATGACGTGTGCTCACCTCCAATGATCCACAAGAACATTAAAGCATCGAACGTCTTGCTTGATGCTGACCTCAACCCTCACCTCACTGACTGCGGCCTTGCATACTTCTATGAG GATACGAGTGTGAGCCTGGGACCAGGGTACGATCCTCCAGAGTGCACAAGGTCATCAGGTTACGTTATGAAGAGCGATGTCTACTGCTTTGGTGTCGTCATGCTTCAGCTATTGACTGGTCGGAAGCCCTACGACAG CTCGAAGCCTAGAGCGGAGCAGTCCTTGGTCAAGTTTGTCACTCCACAACTTCATGACATCAACGCCTTGGAAGCTCTGGCAGATCCAGCTCTGCGTGGCCTATATCCACCGAAAGCATTGTCCCATTTCGCCGATGTCCTTGCCCGCTGTGTCCAG TCTGATCCAGAATTCCGGCCATCCATGTCAGAGGTGGTGCAGTCGCTCCTCCAATGCGTCCAGCGCACCACCAGCAACAGGAGGTTGGGTGGCCACCGCAGCGTCTCACAACGAAGCGACGATTCTGATTGGTGA